Genomic segment of Rana temporaria chromosome 12, aRanTem1.1, whole genome shotgun sequence:
caccagattcaaatcccatgggggaagaggtggtttaagagggggaagtacatgacgaaccccctgcacaaaggtacccaccagagaatgagCTGCCAGAGgccgctgaaagaacacagctaaggctgaaatctgtcccgtaatggtgcttaaggcaaaaatatattatatatatatatatatatatatatatatattatatatatatatatatatatatatatatattaaaaaagaaaggggggggttgccatctggtggccctggggacctccgggctctttgataaaaaaaaaatatcaaaaaagttaaaaaaaagttttttttataaaaaaatgtttttatcccctgccatccagggccctgggctctttaataaaaagaaaaaaggaaagaaaataaaaaaatatatatttttttataaaatataaaaaaggggggggttgccatccggggccctggggacctctgggccctttaataaaaaccaaaaaatatatataacaaatttatttttatatttttttatttttatcccagtgtttcttaactccagtccttaaagcgggagttcacccatttattaaatttttgcccttgtccccttagattcctgctcgttttgtctaggggaatcggctatttgtattaaaatatgagcagtacttacccgttttcgagatgcatcttctccgtcgcttccgggtatgggtcttcgggagcgggcgttccttcttgattgacagtcttccgagaggcttccgacggtcgcatccattgcgtcactcgtagccgaaagaagctgaacgtcggtgcggctctatactgcgcctgcgcaccgacgctcggcttctttcggaaaatcgtgacgcgatggatgcgaccgtcggaagcctctcggaagactgtcaatcaagaaggaacgcccagtcccgcagcccatacccggaagcgacggagagcatgcatctcgtaaacgggtaagtactgcacatattttaaaacaaatagccgattcccctagacaaaacgagcaggaatctaaggggaaaaagtgccctctaagggtgaacccccgctttaaggcgccccaacaggtcatgttttcaggatttccctcagataaaacggctgtggtaattactaaggcagtgaaactgatcaaatcacctgtggaaaaataatggaaatgctgaaaatatgacctgttgggacgccttgagttgagaaacactgacttatCCCATGGTAGAACCCCTTCAACCCACCTCTATCCTAGCTAGCCatgaaagtaaaaataatttggcTGGATGTGGAGGGAGAATTGTCGGAGGCACCTGTTCTCTGCAGCATTCCCAGGGGGCATTATCGGCTGGGTAAACTCTTTCTGTGATGTGGCTgagaaacctgatctgacacagATTACCTCGATGGCCGTTGACGTGTAACGCGGCCATTCTCGGGGTCTAATTTGGTGGCAGGATTAGAGTGCAGCCCGAAGCTTTCTCATCGTTCCTCGGATATAAAATTAGACAGAAAGGAGGGTGTCGGGCCACAGAATTGTTCCAAGCCATTACATGATGTGTGACCATTACGTAATCCTCAATCCCTTAGAACAACAATATACAATGTTGTGTCATGACCCAATGAATAGCACACGTTGCGTGTCTGCAGTCTTTTATAGGGAGGACCTGGAGGTCACAGGAGGACCAGAAGGAGACGGGGGTGGAAGGTGACCGTTTGCATTGACAGCCACAAGTGTAGCTGTATATCTGCACAGAGATTCACAagtgtataaaaaaagattttactacTATGCACCTGTAGTAGAAGGGGGTCCTGCGTCCCGGGACAGTCTGGATATTTTACGGGAGTGCTACAGTGAGGGGGAGGTGAATCAGCTGTCCATTTTATTGATGTCAGTAGGCCTACAATGAAGTTTTCTACAGGCAAAAGATATTCTAGAATGGAATGCAGAAGAATATCTAAtgtctagtttacacttgcttcaaaacaaggcttcggacaggctttgttaaagcaatgctaatggagcttcccctgtctgtttgcAGTgaaatctccttccctctaattggaacccccaaacattctatatattttttattctaacaccctagagaataaaatggtggtcgttgcaatactctgtcacactgtatttgcgcagcggtcttacaagcgcacttttttgggaaaaaagtatacttttttaaagaaaaaaataagacaacagtaaagttagcccgattttctttttatattgtgaaagataatgttacgccgagtaaattgatacccaacttgtcacgcttcaaaattgcgtccgcttgttgaatggcgacaaacttttaccctttaaaatctccataggcgacgtttaaaaaaaattctacaggttgcatcttttgagttcgAGGAGGTCtaagactagaattattgctctcgctctaccatttgcggcgataactcacatgtgtggtttgaacactgctttcatacgcgggcgctgctcacgtatgcattcgctttggCGAgacggggcgcgttcctggctcccaacttttttagctggctcctaaattccaagcaaatttgtcgaaTCCCTGGCATAGGGCATGATCAGTGAGCAATTATTGGCTGTTCTTCATGAATAATCACAGGATATATTTTAGAGGGCAACTGATTTATTAAATTATATCTGCAACAAGCACTCCATGACCCCCTTATACATTACAATGCCAGCTGTCCTTCATTGCACCTTTCTTCAGCTCTGAAATCGGCAGTGATGTCACTTCCTCAGTCATGTGATGGTGTTCAGGCCTAGCCATTGGCTGCTAGGCCTGAACACTGTTACATGCAAGTGACTGTGCAGTGTTGTCAGATGAGATGAAGGAAGGGCTAGTATGAGGAGTACGGGGGGCGGATGTGGTTACTGTTATGCCTTCATTAAATAAGGCTCATAGTCTTCATTGACTTTAGTTtgtttgaattaaatcaatgctgccatctaatGGACATTCTGTTTAACTGCACCATTTCCATTCAATTCAGTTAGTTAGAATAGCTGGTTAGTTTTGACTCATGCAAGCCTCTGTATTtctatcccatgaggctttgcgcCATCTTCAGGCCTTTCTTTCCAATTTCTCCTTGgaagcaagcacatgtctgctgagttctatCCACGTCAGCCATACCGATCCATCTCTGGTACGTTTGTTTGTGGCTCTAGCTAGGTAGTTAGGGATGCCCTAATTGTGTGATTATTTActaattgtacttgtttgtatccGTTTCAGTTTTACTCTATCTTGTACTAATAAAAGTTCAAAAGGATTCTGCGCCCACTGGAATGCATTGGTATGAGAGGAGTTAACAGTGTGCCCAAATACACCTCAGTCACGTGTAGTGGGGGGCATAACAGTCACTCTGCGCCATTGGTCAGCATTTGGACGCTACATTTCCCGATTAATCTCAGTCAGTTCCAAACGATTCACCCCCTGATCCCAGAGCAGAACATTCCCAGAGCAAAGACAGATAAAACAATGAAATGACTTGTTGTACGGCATGTTTTATTTGGCTTACAGAAAACGTCTGTGTTCCAGCACATCCCAATCCACGCTGTCTGCAAGAGACCACTGCAATAGGGAAACATCTAGATTTCTTGTAAGTCATTCTCTCACTTAATCCAGaatctaaaaattattttatttttaaacacacaGAACCAACATTGATGTAACACTGCAAAGAACAGAAGTATTTTCCCAGGAAGccgcttaaaataaaaaaaaatagcggctGGACAAAGCGTTTTAGAAATGGATCCGTTTTGTCCCCTCCCAGCTCGGGATCGCGCATGTCAGGGCTGGAAATTACCGCCACCGTACAGCGATCCTCCACACCGCTGCATGCTTCTTCATGAGCAGATCAGTATGTGACCTGCGATTCTGGGGACAGGATGGACAATCATAACACAGGTAATGTACAGTATTACAGAGGATTATTGGCGTCAATGTCATGTATGCAGACAGCCCTGAACAGAATTAGTAAGAATCATTTCATATCTATGGCAATTCCAATtcacaaatctttttttacaaacaaatttaCAGATGGATAGGAACTGGCTCCAATGTCATTTGTCTGTCACCAGTTAGGGAGATTTCCAGACTTCCTTCCCCAGAGACAACAGGAATGGagtgccccaccccctctctctcctgattggccaactgagtttgattgacagcagcgggaaccaatggtgTTCTGCTGCTGTCCTAGGCTtctctcctgcaacatcgctggatagagataggcttgggtaagtattagggggcgctGCGCAcagtagttttttttatcttagtacataggatgcattaaaataaaaataaacttctgcctttaaaaaACGTAGCTATACTCACCAGTCAATGTTTAAAACAAAACTCCAGGtaattttatttttcccccccaTACGACAGGGCAGTGCCTGCACTGCACAGGTTAATTCAAGAGGAGAGCAGAGATGTACTTACCCGATCGTCCCCGCTCAAGACTGGTCTGGGCACCCCTTCCCTCCAGAAGGCTTTAAAATAGACTGACATCAGCATGCCCAGAGCAGGGACCATAAACAGCCCACCTCTGGAGAAGCGAAGACTCAGGAGAGTAttaaccagtgatggcgaaccttggcactccaggtgttttggaactacatttcccatgatgctcacgcaCTGTGCAGTGtatttgagcatcatgggaaatgtagttccaaaacatctggggtgccaaggttcgccatcactggtataaacCGTGCTCACTCACATAAAAAAACAAGTAGTTGACCCTGGCAGTGCTGGCACAACCCCACTGCATGGGGAATAAACATTTTGCCCacagttgggctttaaaatttgTCGAGGCTGGTGGTACCCGAGGGGCCACCCACCGATTCGGCAGGCATCATTGGAAGTTAGAGCTGTATAATAAGGCTACCTTTAGAAAGTTGCCAGGTACcgcggtcaccaggacaaatattgTAGAGAAATTGAATCTTCCCAGAAGAacccagacagcaaaaaaaaaaaaaaaaaaaacatggcagggATTCTAAGCCACGTTATCTGcgataggaaaaaaaagttttggttaaTGATCCACTATAAAGAGACCCTATCACCAGAAAGATAACCATTTCCATGttcttgttttaaccacttaatccccggaccaaaatgcagctaaaggcccaggccaggttttgcgattcggcactgcctcgctttaacggacaattgcgcggtcgtgcgacgtggctcccaaacaaaattgacgtccttttttccccacaaatagcgctttcttttggtggtatttgatcacctctgcggtttttattttttgcgctataaacaaaaatagagcgacaattttgaaaaaaaaaaatcaattttttacttttttctataaatattccccaaaaatatataaaacattttttttcctcagtttaggccgatacgtattcttctacatatttttggtaaaaaaaaaaaaaaaaaaaatcgcaataagcgtttatcggttggtttgcgcaaaatgtatagcgtttacaaaataggggatagttttataaaaaaaatgttttactactaatggcggcgatcagcgatttttttttcgtgactgcgacattatggcggacacttctgacaattttgacacatttttgggaccattgtcattttcacaacaaaaaatgcatttaaatgcattgtttattgtgaaaatgacagttgcagtttgggacttaaccacagggggcgctgaaggggttctgtttcacctagtgtgtgtttacagctgtagggggggtggctgtaggtctgacgtcatcgatcgagtctccctataaaagggatgacacattcgatgcagccgccacagtgaagccgtgtttacatacggttcttcagctccgggagcgatcgcgtggctagaaacgaatagccgccccctcatcccagatcgctcccacacgatttcggaccgccgcatgtacctgggggggggggggtcccgatcggacccccaacccacgtctaggcagggacgtacgggtacgcccatctgcctgtacgtgccacaGGTTTCTTCttaaaagggtaagttcacctttacagaaattcTGTAAGGTGAACTCACACTGGACCCCCCTGGTCCCACGAGCACCGGCTATGAGAGAGTCCGAGTCGTGGCTTTACCGGTCCAGGGATTTGAGATCCCCTGCTCTTCTCCAGCACCGGCTAGGTGGATTCTGATTGGTCCAATTAGAATGcctcctatatatatatcttttatgagGTACGTTTAGGAGATTAAGCCGCAGGGATTTTAAACCACCAGACCGGTGAAGCAGCGACCGAAAGTGTCAGAGCGGGGAATCGCGGGACTCAGATACAGCAAAACCGCGGGgaagggggtccagtgtaagtaCAGATTGTTCTGTAAagatgaacttaccctttaaagagACAAGTGGTTTGAGAACACTTGGCAGGGGAAATCAGAAGACTGACAAGGGGCTCCAAAACACAACCTCAGTGCTGTTTATGTCTGCTGAGCCGCTGTCATTGTTGGATCCCTCTGCAGGCTGTAAATGAAATTACAACCTGAAGGGTAACAAAacgaaagccctgtacacacgggccagaatctcatcaagaaaaaaacgttgtttttcttgacgagattcttagcaagaatctcttgtcaccgcggttcttttgaaaggcaagaacgcggtgacgtcatcgcgtacgacgagcatgcacttGTCACATTGGATGCCGTCACTATTATACTACTGCACCcaacctatgcctaggaagctaccgcgcatgcgtcaaagtcatttcgagcatgcgcgaaatgacacaacgagaaaatagagagaaggttcaccatttttctcttcgagattctgggcagttttcttgacgagtacaccgagcgtgtgtacaaggcttcaaaaCAAAGTCATATTAACATAAAATAGTCAcagggtctccccccccccccaattaagaATGGAGCTCTGAAGGATTAGAATCCctgttaggttttttttttattgccgtgTGCGTCCCCAATGGGAGGATTCACCCTCTTTGTCCTGATTTATATGGTAACctctcaataaagaaaaaaataaactaacaataaagtaccatcatcctaacataatttgactatgtttattttttaataaattgaactttttttacctttactatacTTTTTTGATAACTGGCCTACCTAAGTACCAACATAGTCCACCAGCCCCCACTTACCTCCCTTGGGGTCCCAAATGAACCTTATTTGCAGTCTCTTTGTCCTGATGAATATTGTAAGGGGAAAACCAAAATGTtaaagttgtcaccagaacaggaatagagaggaaatcttcggGAAGATCATGTCGAATGGAAGATCATCTCACTTTACAATAATTTCCTGTTGTGTTTCCAGCACAGGAAGTAAAtgaaaatctctccaatgggggaAATGTGCCAAATGGAAGATTATATCACTTTAGAAtcatttcctgttgtgtctccagcACAGGAAGTAaatgggaaatctctccaatggggtgCAGACTGCCCGACAAAGAGTTCAAAGCAAAccttccaaaacaaaacaaaaaaacacttatcTGGGTCTTAGATATACTGCAACATTAAAAAACATAATAGAATGCTTTGAAAAGTAGAAATCTTTATCAACAGTAAaccaaccaaaataaaaaatcaaaacatATTTCAATGCTTTCCACAGACCCAATTGTATGTAACCAGAACAGTAGACAATGAGATGAAGCAAGAGGATAAAGATCTGTTCCCATCCCCCGATCCTTCCTATCGCAGAGGGCAATGAGGCGGCCGCTACACTAACCTACCGTGTACACACACCATCCTATTCACTCTAATAGTACAATGTGCAGAAGTACTATCTATGCCTTGTCATGGTTTCATCTATTTGTAGATCAAATGCAATATTCAGAGCGGTTTATTATCCTCAATAAACACACAGTATTCATTCTGGTGACAGGATTATTcatcgatcacacagcggggtacAATAAATGCAGACATGGTTTTAAATCTGTGTTGTCAATTTCTCAGCGATTGTTAGTCTAGAGCTGCATGGAGCCCGACATTTCCACACTGCAGTgatcatttaaagctgaactccaggcaagctGATCAAACTCAAGTACTGCCAAAGGAAttatatttctgtccatccagtcctgagatttacacagcacaGTCCTGGCTGGCAGGGCGGAAAGCCagcatttttttcctgctgcaGTTAATACTTACAGGTCTCCTCCCCCAGCGCAGGATTAAACAACGAAGGAGAAGTAGCAGGCTGATCATTtcattctctgctctctcctatcaGCACGTCTTTTGTGAGAAAATGAGCAAGCAGACCAACGGATTGGCTCCTTGTATGGCTTCACCCTctgtctgagctctgctgtactgaGGCAGATACCAAGCCAATAAAAAAGGTACATACACTTGTTTGCATTAATTATAATAAcattgtattaaagtggttgtaaaggttagaatattttaaataacaaacatgtcatacttgcctccactgtgcagttagttttgcacagtgtggcccccgaacagcgttttctggggtccccccggtggctctctcggctcctccctgcctcAGATAacaccctctgggaagcgctcttacaagggggttaccttgcggacgcgctcccgagtcctgtattcggcgtccatagccgccgattaCAGGACTTGGCCCctcccccgcgtcattggatttgattgacagcagcgcaagccagcAGCTGcgttgctattaatctatccaatgaagagccaagaagcccggGCAAAGAAAGAGCGCATTCGACGCAGgattttccagggctcaggtaagtaaagctgGGGGGGGGAATGGGCGGGGGCGATAATCGTCAGATgtgttttcaccttgatgcattaaggtgaaaaacatgaacctttacaacccctataataaatacagagcggcattcatttgTATCTGGAGGTCAGCTTTAATAATTACATTGCAACATTATTCTAGACACTCAACGCAGCGGAAACAAGTTAAacgctttagttttttttttagtttttttttaaatgccttacTTAATCTGTAGATTTGAGGTGACTACCTTATACCTAGGAGTCCTGTGCATTACCAAATCAGACACATTAAAAAAGCTGCTGCAGGTGGCACTgcgtccacgtcacctgccagtacTAATCTCACCAATCATAGCACAGCTAAACTTTTGCACTCAAGCGTAACAAGCTTCAACAATGTGTACAGCAAGCTTTTTATAAAGAGTTTACCAAAGATTCTCACAGCTTTGTTGAAGACAACTTTCAAGGGCaataaaacacagattttaaaatggttgtaaaccctttacaaccactttatgttacaggtaaacctatattaaggcttacttgtagcttACCCAGGATCTGAATGGTTTAGGAAATATCccttgtcccctgcatgtgccaatatcatcggcacatgcgcactggggaaaactgaagcaatggcacctatgccATTGCTTCAGTCCGTGTTCCATTACTGGCGACTCCAGCCAATCATGGCGCCggagccgcaatacccggaaTTATCCCTGGGAGAAATGTCGGCAGCCAGAGAGGGAGACGTGGAGCGCCGCGGGGGTTTAGATCTgaagtaagtaatacataatgagcaagtatgctatgcatactagctcattctgcctttgtcttgcaggttttttttaaccacaaccACTATAATGGGGATGCAAGCTTGATGCCTGCTGGCAACCTCCTGAAAATGAATCCGGTAAAGATACCCATTCACTCCTACAGCCATGGGGATGGAAGCCTGCCATGTATGCCATGCTCCGCTGTCCCATCTGCAGGTTTTGTTAGGGTGGAGGGATCTCAACAAACATCTGTTCACTGACCCGCCCCCTGGTGGAGGAACCAGGAAGAAACATGCATTATATCACTTCTTGGTTCAGAGAAGTAATTTCCTGGCAGTGCTGGCCGGGAAGTCCAAGAGCagtgatcctcaaactacggccctccagcgtttgcggaactacacatcccatgaggcattgtaaaacgccgacattcacagacatgactaggcatgatgggaattgtagttcctgaacaactagagggccatagtttgaagacccatgtcagAGAGTATGGAGTGCTGAGGCCAAAGGGTGTTGACAATAGAGGAcaacagagagagggagaagaaagaCTCCTTAGGCAGTGAACAGAGCCTTTTGGCCTCAGCACTCCATACTCTTGGACTGTCCATGCGATTCTATTttcagcgctgcactgctttttataTGCGTTTTATCCAAGGACTTTTTATATTGACCTCCAGTGTTCAGCTGCAATTGTTAGGAATTGGTTTTGCACGGTCAGATTTATTTTACTGAGTGCTGGCCGGGAAAGCAGTTAATGGAGCATTATCTGTGCTgacactagaggtcagctgactggtgaggaatgtgaagtgggaggggctgaaggagaccccatctcctgatttcagcataggtgtcactgctacgagacacagtgagtaacactacctgtgattatagttgtcaTTAaatgtccccactacagttctcagatcagtagATGAActtcatcaagagcacctaagtttgctgaccagaaccccccccccccccccccagcactgccactcaacctcctcccctcccccccagcactgccactcaacctccccccccccccccccccccaacaaggagtaagagaaggagaaaatagaaaatacatggtagggagaggaaagagggggaggaacaaagaaataaggagagaaagaataagaaagaacaagaaagacgcctaaggggaggggtggggaaaaaaagaaattaggatagagagagatataaggGAAAGGAATGAGAACAAAAGAGAAAGGGtggaacatcctaaaatgtaccataaggggttttaatactatacgagtggaagggactcagggagcgctaaatgtccatgggttaggggcgcaaatttcttgtcttgggtgccgacaacccacgctacaaaacaaatttttgtgttaggggtccccacaacttgggaaattttatcaagatgagaaccactgccttaaagaATCCCCCACGGATAATTCTGGGTACCATAGTTTGTTGACGTTGTATGGGCAATTTTATATCTCCACATGTTGAGTACCTATTTACTTGACGCAGTCTCACCTTTCTAAAACTTTATCCAAAAATGGGATATATATTGGAGAGCTGCTTTAACAAAGCTGCCTGAAGCTTGCTGTACACAATGCTCTGTCACAGACTTAAGTGAAGCTCTGCATATCCAGGTTTACGGTTGCCAATACTTTTAAAGGCGCTCTGTCAGAGATGGGGGTGTGTTGGCATCCCCAGTTTATTCAAACTCTGGTAGTGTCATAGCTCTCTGGCTACCTACCATGGGGTTTAGTAAGCAAAGGTAACTTACTACTCCATTTTTCATCAACAGTGGAAACCCCttcaagtgagaaaaaaaaaacaaacactggtAGTCTTTTTGAAGCTAGACACGCTTGAAATTTCTAGACAAACTGTGCAGAGCGCAGATGACAGATTTTATAATAAACACCAAATGATTGAAGGCCCAATGATTTCACTTGGCAACATGCGGTTCATGATCATGATGCTGAATGCTCAGGTGTACATCATTTCTGCCATGTGGGACATTTTCTTTGGAATATACAAGTAGTATTCCATGTACCCGGCCAGGTCTTCGATGGTGACATCATCAACCGAGGCTCGGGCCTGCTCTGAGCAAGAGCGAGGGGAACCGGAGGCACTGGAGCCACCAGCATGAGTTCTGTTTTGTAAAGGCTGAGAGCAGTCCTCCTTCACAGTCTTCTCGCACTCGGTTAGCATGTCTCGTAAGCCTGAGAAGGAATAGACTTCCATGTTTTGCCAGTTATCACACTGGCAATCCCCCTCATCGTTGCAAGTACATTTTGTGGCGGTGCTGAGCTTCGACACAGAGTGGAAATCTGAAGGCAAACCGGCCTTGGAGCTTGTCCCAGGATCCAGGGAAACGGGTACCTGGGAGGAGGTCTCTGATGGAGATAACTCAGAAGGCTCAAGGCCAAATCTCCTGTAGCCATTGACATTAAGAGTAGTGCTTGGTGGATCGCTGGTGGTCGAACGACCGATGGAGGAGCCTCCGTCTGTAGCGTCGCAGAGGGTCT
This window contains:
- the OSER1 gene encoding oxidative stress-responsive serine-rich protein 1 gives rise to the protein MESEAKDGDEDHLQSAFKKLRVDGEGGTASLPAADGGTTRTCGRPSLEDTKPKVFGCLKDSWHGSSRKTIRGVTRTPRRRRSKSPVLHPAKFTHCSTKVSCSTQLKHKTLCDATDGGSSIGRSTTSDPPSTTLNVNGYRRFGLEPSELSPSETSSQVPVSLDPGTSSKAGLPSDFHSVSKLSTATKCTCNDEGDCQCDNWQNMEVYSFSGLRDMLTECEKTVKEDCSQPLQNRTHAGGSSASGSPRSCSEQARASVDDVTIEDLAGYMEYYLYIPKKMSHMAEMMYT